The window CAGGAGGTTGCCGAACGGGCTCTGGATGTTGGCACCCGGGCTGTGGAGGCCCTGGAGGGGGTGGGGGTGTTCGCCGTGGAGCTGTTTTTAACTCCCCAGGGGGAGGTGTTGATAAACGAGGTGGCGCCCCGCCCCCATAATTCCGGTCACTGGACCATTGAAGGAAGCCTTACCAGCCAGTTCGACCAGCACATCCGGGCGGTCTGCGGACTGCCCCTGGGCAGCACGGACCTGACCAAACCCTCGGTGATGGTGAACCTTCTGGGGGCGGCAGGCGCATCGGGAAGCCCGGTTATCCGGGGATACGATCAGGCCCTGGCCCTACCGGGGCTTAATTTCCACTGGTATGAGAAGGACCGGGTCAGTTCCCAGCGAAAAATGGGCCATGTTACCATCCTGGCTGATCGCCTGGACGAGGCGCTGGAGCTGTCCCGCCGGGCGGAGCAGATTCTGCGGGTTGAAGGAATATAGAAGGAATATGGAAGGAATATAAGGGAGGATGAGACGATGGTCGGAATAATTATGGGAAGCGATTCTGATTTACCGGTGATGGCAAAGGCGGCTGAGGTGCTTGAAGCCCTGGATGTTCGGTGCAGCACGACCATTGTATCTGCCCACCGCACACCCCGGAGGATGTTTGAATACGCCCAAAACGCCAGAAAGCAGGGCCTCAAGGTGATCATCGCCGGTGCAGGCGGGGCCGCCCATCTGCCGGGTATGGTTGCCGCCCTGACGGATTTGCCGGTCATTGGCGTGCCAGTACGGTCCAGCAATCTCCAGGGATTGGACTCCCTGCTTTCCATTGTTCAAATGCCCGGAGGCGTTCCTGTGGCAACCATGGCTATTAACGGTGCTAAAAACGCGGGGCTACTGGCTGCCCGGATGATCGCAGCCTGGGATGAAGAGCTGGCCCGGCGCTTAGCGGGGTTTCAGGAGGCAATGGAGCAGGAGGTGGGGGATAAAATTACCTCGTTGGAATCTCTGGGGTGGCAGGAGTACCTTCGGGGTATGAAGTAGCCGGCTGGGGGGATGCTGCCGAGGAAAAGAGGGCGACCAGGCGGTCAATCCGCCGGCGGAGTTCCTCCAGGGAGAAGTACCTGGCTTCCCGGATATGCTCCCGACCCTGGACGCTGACCAGAACCGCGGGAATGGTGAACACCGAAAGCTGGGCCGCAAGTTCCCGGTCCTGGTGGGCGTTGATCTCCAGGGCTGTGATATCCGGGAAATCGGCGAGAATCTCCCGGATCTTGGGTTTTACCGATGAACAAACCCCGCAGTTGGTTCCGGTAATATAGGTGAGGACCAGGGGGTTTTGATCCAGGAGGTCTTGGTATTCTTCCAGGGTGTGGACGGGTTTCATGGGGATTAAAATATAGTAAAATGCATATATAGTCAATGAGGCGTGAATACCCCGGGTGGGGGAGGAAACGGCATTGGAATCACCCTAGGACCGAAAAACCCTGGGAGCCGATTGTAAAACGGGGTTTTGCAAGAACCTTCTATGCTTGTATTTTTAGCGCCTTCCATGCACTATAGAGATATATTCAGGAATAAGGAATTGAACTCATGCCATTAAATTGCGGTATCGTCGGCCTTCCGAATGTGGGAAAGTCGACTATTTTTTCTGCCTTAACCTCCGCACCTGCGGAGAGTGCCAACTACCCCTTCTGCACCATCGATCCCAATGTGGGAATCGTGAATGTGCCCGACCCCCGACTTCAGAGCATCGCCGAGCATATACCCACCGAGAAGATTATTCCCGCGGTGGTGGAATTTGTTGATATCGCCGGTCTGGTGAAGGGAGCCAGCAAGGGAGAGGGTCTGGGTAATAAGTTTCTCAGCCATATCCGGGAGGTGGGGGTCATCGTCCATGTAGTCCGCTGCTTTGAGAATCCCGATATTGTACATGTGGACAACCGGATCGACCCTGCTGGGGATATTGAGACTATCAATATCGAGCTGGCCCTGGCTGATCTTGAGACGGTGGAGAAGCGTCTGGTCCGGATTGAGAAGGATTCCCGGGCGAGCAAGGAGGCTGCCAAGAAGGCTTCTGCGCTGGCTCCTATTCTTGAGCAGTGTAAGGCCCTGCTTCAGGAGGGCCGTCCTGCCAGGGCCTTGGAGTTGGATGATGAACAGGAGGAGCTCCTGCGGGATCTACACCTCATTACCCGGAAGAAGATGCTCTATGTATGCAATGTGGACGAGGCCAGTATCGGCACTGAGAATGAGTACGTGGCAACCGTACGGTCCATCGCCCAGGCTGAAGGGGCCGGGGTGGTGGTTCTTTCCGGTCAGATTGAGAAGGAGATCGCAGCTCTGGAGGATCCCGAGGAGCGTCAGGCCTTCCTGGAGGATGCCGGGCTTACCGAAAGCGGTCTGAGCAGCCTTATCCATGAGGGATATCGGCTTTTGGGTCTGCGCACCTATTTTACTGCCGGACCTAAGGAGGTACGTGCCTGGACCTTCCATGAGGGCGACAAAGCTCCCCAGGCGGCGGGGGTTATTCATACTGATTTTGAAAAGGGATTCATCCGGGCTGAGACCTACTCCTTCGATGATCTGGTAGCCTATAAAAGCGAGCAGAAGGTGCGTGAGGCCGGCAAACTCCGTCAGGAGGGTAAAGAATACCTCGTGAAGGACGGAGATATTATGCATTTCAAATTTAACCTGTAAGGGAGCCTGATTGTGCCAACCCCTAGAATTCTCATCGTGGAGGATGAGGGTATTATCGCCCGGAACATAGAGCGCCATCTGGAACGCCTGGGATATGGTATTACCGGTATCTGCGGGGATGCGGATTCGGCCCAGGCTATGTTGTCCCAGGAGCGTCCCGATCTTGTGCTCATGGATGTTCAGTTGGAGGGTGATTTGGACGGGGTCGGGCTTGCCGACATTATCCGCCGAGACCTGGATATTCCGGTAATCTACCTAACCGGGTACCTGGATGATGCCACCCTGGAACGGGCTAAAATCACCCAGCCCTTCGGGTACATCGCCAAACCCTTTACCCGGCGGGAGCTCCAGGTAACCATTGAAATAGCCTTGTACAAATACCGCATGGAGCGTACCTTGTCGGACCGGGAGCTGCAGATCCAGGAACTCTTGGATACCATGCAGCAGGGATTCTGTTTATTGGACGGGGAACACCGCATTATTTCGGCAAATAGGAAGCTGGCAGAGCTCATGGGTCTGGCCTCAGATGCCCTTCAGGGCCGGGATCTTTTTACCCTGATCCATCCCGAAGACCATGAGACCCTTCGCAGTGCTTTGAGCGGCCAGGATGCCCAAGGCGAGCGGCCCCGGAGAATCCGGATTCTCAGCTCGGCCCAGGGGGTTGTTCCCCTGATTCTCATTGCCAAGGTGTTGGGTTCCATCCAGGTGCCCCGGGGCAGCTTCATAAGCCTTACCGAGATTCCCCGGGAAGACTAGTCCCCACCCATGCCGGGGCCTGTCAGTCGAGATTTTGATTCACTCTGCAAAGCAGGAAAGCCCCCGCCCATGCCCGGTACCACGGCAAAACCTAGTTTTGCAAGCCTCCCCCCTATGCTACAATAGGGGCATGTCATTCAACTATGTTGCCCTACCGATTCCGTCCCGCAGCGAGCTTGAGGAACGCTACAACGGCTACGCCGATGCCTGGGAACGGGCCCTTTTTGAGATTCACCGCCGCATCCGGTCCCAGCTCATGGATCTTGGCCTTCGGGCTACGGTCAAATACCGGGTGAAGGAGTTCCAGAGTTATTACAAGAAGCTCCTCCGCCGAGGCGCACCCCTGGGGCTGGAAAACGGCCAGAACGGAGTGAATGGCCACAGTGAGGAGGGGGGGAGCGGTGCAGCGCCGGAATGTGTTCCCGTTACCGACCTGCTGGGAATTCGGATTGTTTGTCCCTTTATGGAGGATCTTACCACGGTGGAGCAAATCCTTGCCCAGGAATACCGGGTGGTGGAGCGGGAGCAGAAGGGGGCCGAGTTCTCCTTTAAGGAGTTCGGGTACGAATCTACCCACTACCTCTTGAATATCCCGGGAGACGTGGTGGACAGCTTCCATATTGACGCCGATCTTGTGTTTGAGGTACAGCTGCGGACCATCCTGCAGGATGCATGGGCCGAGGTGGAGCATGAGCTGGTGTATAAGAGCGAGTTTACCCCCTTCGATGATCCTATGCGCCGGAAGCTTGCCGCCCTGAACGCAAACCTGAGCCTGGCGGATATTATTTTTCACGAAATCCGGGTCTTTCAGCGTGAACTGCAGCAGCAGATCCGCCAGAGGCGTTCGGCGTTTTCGACGTTCCTGAGTGATGAGTTCTCCAGCACCCCCGACCCTTCCCAGGGGTCGGCTGTCCGGGAGGCTTTAGGGGATTCCGCTGCCCCCAACCCCGAGGTGGCCCCTCCCGCCGGTGATGGCGCCGCCCCCGGGGATGAACCCGAGGGGGGGATAGATATCATCCAACAAACCACCGGCGCGGCGAATACCACGGATTCCTTGCTGCTCAAGGCCCTCTATGCCCATAACAGGAGTGATTACCCCAGAGCGGTGGAATTGTACTCCAAGATTCTGGATTCTGAGCCCCGGTCGGCGGTCTACTTTGTGGTGGTGCTTCACCGGGGAATGGCGTATTTCGCCCTGGGGGATTATGCCGCGGCGCTCCAGGATTTTGAACGGTCCCTGGGCTCCAAGGGTGACCTCCGGCGTTCTTACCACTACCGGGGGTTGGCTCACCGGCAATTGGGGGACGACGGGGCTGCTCTGGAGGATTTCTGTCGGTCCCTGGAGCTGGACCCCTTTCAATACGAGGTGCTGATGAGCCGGGCGCAGGTGTACCATCGAACGGGGGACCTCGCCGGAGCGCTCAAGGACTGTGATGCAGCCCTGTCGCTGGAGCCCGATTCCAGCGAGGCCCGGCGATTTCATAGCCTGCTGACCCAAGAACTAGGAATGTGAGGACCCTTCCATGACACAACTATTTGCCAGTGACAACTCCGCCCCGGCACACCCGGCCCTGCTTTCAGCCCTGGCCGCCATGCCCCAGGACCATGCCTACTCCTACGGCGCAGATTCCCATACCCACGGGGCCTCTGGCCTGTTCGCCGAGATATTCGGCGTTTCTCCCGGGGATGTTCAGATCCTCTACACTGCCAACGGAACCGGCGCCAATGTTATCGGATTATCCAGCTTTCTGGCTCCCTGGGAGGGGGTGATCGCCACCCATGAAAGCCATATCACCGAGGATGAATGCGGGGCCCTGGAGGGCCTGCGGGGGATCAAGATCTACCACCGGGAGGGTGGGGATGGCAAACTTACCCCCGAGGATTGCCGCGTCTTCCGGGCTTATCAGGCCAACATCCACCGGAACCGCCCAGGAGCGGTGTCCATTACCCAATCCACCGAGCTCGGGACAGTTTATAGCCCCGGGGAAATCCGGGCGATAGGCGAGGCCGCCCGGGAGCAGGAAATGATCCTCCATGTTGACGGCGCCAGGCTGGCAAATGCGGTGGCCTATCAGCTCCGATGTGAGCGGCCGGGCCTAGAGCCCGGGCAGGACGGCTTTTTAGCTCGGGGCCGGGAGATACTCCGGCAGATGACCGTGGATGCCGGGGTGTCGGTGGTCAGTCTCGGTCTGAGTAAGAACGGCGGCATGATCGGGGAGGTCCTTGTGGTCTTCAGCAGGAATCTGCCGGAGCGGTATGCCTCCCGGGTAACCCGGACCAAGGGGGGTGGGGAGCTGATGCGCAGTCAAAAGCAGGCCATGCAGCTCATCAGCAAAACCCGATACATTGCCTGTCAGGCTGAGACCTTGTTCCGGGACGGCTTGTGGTTGGAGAATGCCTGGCGGGCTAATCAAGCGGCTCGTCGTTTAGGCCAGGGGATTGAGGAGCTGAGCCGAAGCTATCCGCAGTGGGGCGGCGGGGTCGAGTATCCGGTTCAGGCGAACGGGGTTTGGGCCGTTCTGCCCGAGGCGTGGATAGAACCATTGCGTAGGGACTTCGGATTTTATGTTTGGGACGAGCAGCGCCGGGTGGTGCGGCTGATGTGTAGCTGGGATACCGAATCGGGGCTGATCGATGCATTTCTTTCAGCCCTGGGCGAACGGGCAGCCCGGGGATAACGGGGCTGCCGGCCGGGGCTGCCTGGTTGGGTACCGGTCTGTGGGGATCAG of the Spirochaeta lutea genome contains:
- a CDS encoding thioredoxin family protein, encoding MKPVHTLEEYQDLLDQNPLVLTYITGTNCGVCSSVKPKIREILADFPDITALEINAHQDRELAAQLSVFTIPAVLVSVQGREHIREARYFSLEELRRRIDRLVALFSSAASPQPATSYPEGTPATPEIPTR
- a CDS encoding tetratricopeptide repeat protein codes for the protein MSFNYVALPIPSRSELEERYNGYADAWERALFEIHRRIRSQLMDLGLRATVKYRVKEFQSYYKKLLRRGAPLGLENGQNGVNGHSEEGGSGAAPECVPVTDLLGIRIVCPFMEDLTTVEQILAQEYRVVEREQKGAEFSFKEFGYESTHYLLNIPGDVVDSFHIDADLVFEVQLRTILQDAWAEVEHELVYKSEFTPFDDPMRRKLAALNANLSLADIIFHEIRVFQRELQQQIRQRRSAFSTFLSDEFSSTPDPSQGSAVREALGDSAAPNPEVAPPAGDGAAPGDEPEGGIDIIQQTTGAANTTDSLLLKALYAHNRSDYPRAVELYSKILDSEPRSAVYFVVVLHRGMAYFALGDYAAALQDFERSLGSKGDLRRSYHYRGLAHRQLGDDGAALEDFCRSLELDPFQYEVLMSRAQVYHRTGDLAGALKDCDAALSLEPDSSEARRFHSLLTQELGM
- a CDS encoding response regulator, which produces MPTPRILIVEDEGIIARNIERHLERLGYGITGICGDADSAQAMLSQERPDLVLMDVQLEGDLDGVGLADIIRRDLDIPVIYLTGYLDDATLERAKITQPFGYIAKPFTRRELQVTIEIALYKYRMERTLSDRELQIQELLDTMQQGFCLLDGEHRIISANRKLAELMGLASDALQGRDLFTLIHPEDHETLRSALSGQDAQGERPRRIRILSSAQGVVPLILIAKVLGSIQVPRGSFISLTEIPRED
- the purE gene encoding 5-(carboxyamino)imidazole ribonucleotide mutase, with amino-acid sequence MVGIIMGSDSDLPVMAKAAEVLEALDVRCSTTIVSAHRTPRRMFEYAQNARKQGLKVIIAGAGGAAHLPGMVAALTDLPVIGVPVRSSNLQGLDSLLSIVQMPGGVPVATMAINGAKNAGLLAARMIAAWDEELARRLAGFQEAMEQEVGDKITSLESLGWQEYLRGMK
- a CDS encoding threonine aldolase family protein yields the protein MTQLFASDNSAPAHPALLSALAAMPQDHAYSYGADSHTHGASGLFAEIFGVSPGDVQILYTANGTGANVIGLSSFLAPWEGVIATHESHITEDECGALEGLRGIKIYHREGGDGKLTPEDCRVFRAYQANIHRNRPGAVSITQSTELGTVYSPGEIRAIGEAAREQEMILHVDGARLANAVAYQLRCERPGLEPGQDGFLARGREILRQMTVDAGVSVVSLGLSKNGGMIGEVLVVFSRNLPERYASRVTRTKGGGELMRSQKQAMQLISKTRYIACQAETLFRDGLWLENAWRANQAARRLGQGIEELSRSYPQWGGGVEYPVQANGVWAVLPEAWIEPLRRDFGFYVWDEQRRVVRLMCSWDTESGLIDAFLSALGERAARG
- the ychF gene encoding redox-regulated ATPase YchF; this encodes MPLNCGIVGLPNVGKSTIFSALTSAPAESANYPFCTIDPNVGIVNVPDPRLQSIAEHIPTEKIIPAVVEFVDIAGLVKGASKGEGLGNKFLSHIREVGVIVHVVRCFENPDIVHVDNRIDPAGDIETINIELALADLETVEKRLVRIEKDSRASKEAAKKASALAPILEQCKALLQEGRPARALELDDEQEELLRDLHLITRKKMLYVCNVDEASIGTENEYVATVRSIAQAEGAGVVVLSGQIEKEIAALEDPEERQAFLEDAGLTESGLSSLIHEGYRLLGLRTYFTAGPKEVRAWTFHEGDKAPQAAGVIHTDFEKGFIRAETYSFDDLVAYKSEQKVREAGKLRQEGKEYLVKDGDIMHFKFNL